One window of the Janthinobacterium sp. PAMC25594 genome contains the following:
- a CDS encoding FapA family protein: MSDDDTPVPEAAPAGCLPHGIVQRDEGVFLDLSLAPAQLRAAVDQLFQSGQLLAGLDYALFLLTLFHAPAPRAAPKSDALLRIAARVAPFPPQRRALYKQVKIRGDSAEFYFEALSADSDGQVPARREFDELVADLWCKGVRYGIDGAAVRAILGSGKAERITVARALPPQPGRDARLMEVSQGIHRDDAPRERSDGRLDLLSFKNRFPQVKKHARLLRLLPGAPGLPGYDLDGTLLPPPAPLELDPAAVAGVGMAVERFSDGDYVVATQNGYVNVDAHGKLSIENKIVSREGVSSRTTGNLKLRAAYEEYGDVQEQRQLDGSDITIHGDVYGHLHSHGGLIWLQRNLVGGTAFNEHGDVRVEGVASGSVLQALSGEVRVKRAESCVIAGTRVVIDSASNCEIIADEVVIELAEGCAVAARTIRIGSAGPRKQVEMLLFPLAPDLSALEQQIAESLAKAAHYQQLQHKRQQEIDAIAQLPEVRNYLALAGQLRRGELQLQPAQQLQYDKLAARIAPVLKEVARLRVEVKQSEILHAQMLALVAQVRQQRQATAGQSRCSLGLVDGETAVRAMVVPPGPAKVYDRPPKEIKALLRSATPATQSVFADSTGSLEWTYQPPP, translated from the coding sequence GTGAGCGACGACGACACACCCGTTCCTGAGGCGGCCCCCGCAGGCTGCCTGCCGCACGGCATCGTCCAGCGCGACGAGGGCGTGTTTTTGGACCTGTCGCTGGCGCCCGCGCAGTTGCGCGCCGCCGTCGACCAGTTGTTCCAGTCGGGGCAGCTGCTGGCCGGTCTCGACTACGCTTTGTTCCTGCTGACCCTGTTCCATGCCCCCGCGCCCCGCGCCGCGCCCAAGAGCGACGCCTTGCTGCGCATTGCCGCCCGTGTGGCGCCATTCCCGCCCCAGCGCCGCGCGCTGTATAAACAGGTCAAGATCCGCGGCGACAGCGCCGAATTTTACTTTGAAGCGCTCTCTGCCGACTCGGATGGCCAGGTGCCGGCACGCCGCGAGTTTGACGAGCTGGTAGCCGACCTGTGGTGCAAGGGCGTGCGCTATGGCATCGATGGCGCGGCCGTGCGCGCCATTCTCGGCAGCGGCAAGGCCGAGCGCATCACGGTGGCGCGGGCGCTGCCGCCGCAGCCGGGGCGCGACGCCCGGCTGATGGAAGTGTCGCAAGGCATCCACCGCGACGATGCGCCGCGCGAACGCTCCGATGGCCGCCTGGATTTGCTCAGTTTCAAGAACCGTTTTCCGCAAGTGAAAAAACACGCGCGCCTGTTGCGGCTGCTGCCCGGTGCACCCGGCTTGCCCGGCTACGACCTGGACGGCACGCTGCTGCCGCCGCCCGCGCCGCTGGAGCTGGACCCGGCGGCGGTGGCAGGGGTGGGCATGGCCGTCGAACGCTTCAGCGATGGCGATTACGTGGTCGCCACCCAGAATGGCTATGTGAATGTCGATGCGCACGGCAAGCTCTCCATCGAAAACAAGATCGTCAGCCGCGAAGGCGTCAGCAGCCGTACCACGGGCAATTTGAAGTTGCGCGCCGCGTACGAGGAATATGGCGATGTGCAGGAGCAGCGCCAGCTCGACGGCAGCGACATCACCATCCATGGCGACGTGTACGGCCATCTGCACTCGCATGGCGGGCTGATATGGCTGCAGCGCAATCTGGTGGGCGGCACGGCCTTCAACGAGCACGGCGACGTGCGCGTCGAGGGCGTCGCTTCCGGTTCCGTGTTGCAGGCGCTGAGCGGCGAAGTCCGCGTGAAGCGCGCGGAAAGCTGCGTCATCGCCGGCACGCGCGTGGTGATCGACAGCGCCAGCAATTGCGAGATCATCGCCGACGAGGTCGTCATCGAGCTGGCCGAAGGCTGCGCCGTGGCGGCACGCACCATCCGCATCGGCAGCGCCGGTCCCCGCAAGCAGGTGGAGATGCTGCTGTTCCCGCTGGCGCCCGATTTGAGCGCGCTGGAGCAACAGATCGCGGAAAGCCTGGCGAAGGCCGCGCACTACCAGCAGCTGCAGCACAAGCGCCAGCAGGAAATCGATGCCATCGCGCAATTGCCGGAAGTGCGCAACTACCTGGCCCTGGCGGGCCAGCTGCGGCGCGGCGAGCTGCAGCTGCAGCCGGCGCAGCAGTTGCAGTACGACAAGCTGGCGGCGCGCATCGCCCCCGTATTGAAGGAAGTGGCGCGCCTGCGCGTGGAAGTGAAACAGTCGGAAATCCTGCACGCGCAGATGCTGGCCCTGGTGGCGCAAGTGCGCCAGCAGCGGCAAGCGACGGCCGGCCAGTCGCGCTGCAGCCTGGGGCTGGTCGACGGTGAAACGGCCGTGCGCGCCATGGTCGTGCCGCCCGGCCCGGCCAAGGTCTACGACCGGCCGCCGAAGGAGATCAAGGCGCTGTTGCGCAGCGCCACGCCGGCCACGCAGAGCGTGTTTGCGGACAGCACAGGCAGCCTGGAGTGGACCTACCAGCCGCCACCCTGA
- the arfB gene encoding alternative ribosome rescue aminoacyl-tRNA hydrolase ArfB yields MQHLVNPAEVEFSAIRAQGPGGQNVNKVSSAIHLRFPIAASSLPEAYKERLLALRDSRISKDGVLVLKAQQSRSQEQNKEEALRRLQEIIDSVTFLPAVRRATKPTRSSQRRRLDSKSTHSVLKQSRGKVID; encoded by the coding sequence ATGCAACACCTCGTCAATCCCGCTGAAGTTGAATTTTCCGCCATCCGCGCCCAAGGGCCGGGCGGGCAGAATGTCAACAAGGTGTCCAGCGCCATCCATTTGCGCTTCCCCATCGCCGCCTCGTCGCTGCCGGAAGCGTACAAGGAGCGCCTGCTGGCCCTGCGCGACAGCCGCATCAGCAAGGATGGCGTGCTGGTGCTCAAGGCGCAGCAGTCGCGCAGCCAGGAACAGAACAAGGAAGAAGCCTTGCGGCGCTTGCAGGAAATCATCGACAGCGTCACCTTTTTGCCCGCCGTGCGCCGCGCCACCAAGCCCACGCGCAGCTCGCAGCGGCGCCGCCTCGACAGCAAGAGCACGCACAGCGTGCTCAAGCAATCACGTGGCAAGGTGATCGACTGA
- a CDS encoding chemotaxis protein CheW — protein MQPTTTPDAATAQYLTQYLSFRLGGLEYGLDYRCVRELRPLKELDRFSEENVTSNRCYKRFQL, from the coding sequence ATGCAGCCCACGACGACGCCTGATGCCGCAACCGCGCAATACCTGACGCAGTACTTGAGCTTCCGGTTGGGCGGCCTGGAATACGGCCTCGATTACCGCTGCGTGCGGGAATTGCGCCCGCTGAAGGAACTCGACCGCTTTTCCGAGGAAAATGTAACCTCAAATAGATGTTACAAGCGATTTCAACTATGA
- a CDS encoding H-NS family nucleoid-associated regulatory protein: MSTYQEYMAKIAELQQLAEISRGKEIAGAKEQIASIMKEYGLTVDDLRDGRSKPVKALKAHKPVVAKYRDDATGDTWSGRGRAPRWLAGKDKNDFLIK; the protein is encoded by the coding sequence ATGTCTACTTATCAGGAATACATGGCAAAAATCGCCGAACTTCAACAACTCGCGGAAATTTCACGTGGAAAAGAAATCGCAGGTGCAAAAGAACAAATTGCTTCGATCATGAAGGAGTATGGTTTGACTGTAGATGATCTTAGAGATGGCCGGTCTAAGCCCGTAAAGGCATTGAAGGCTCATAAGCCCGTCGTAGCAAAGTATCGTGACGACGCAACAGGCGACACCTGGTCTGGCCGAGGACGTGCCCCGCGTTGGCTCGCCGGCAAAGATAAGAACGATTTCCTGATCAAGTGA
- a CDS encoding site-specific integrase: MAKTPYVQDHDLQQMFNIAAVSYGQPLRNVAMLHVIYGTGMTLQEVAKIPVKAYLRIDGRIMEESAITSDIAFNANERPLYWTNSKLVVAIDAYLAYRIEHSHMLTTSKSAYRRLDPDSPIFLTDEGGIYKLTKRITKTGAISYSCDSLSQLFRKMHAQAGIAGASAESGRRTCAIRLTKQGASLDQIMSLFGLQSLRAARDLVDIGKVHLGAIAARVF; the protein is encoded by the coding sequence ATGGCGAAAACACCGTACGTACAGGATCATGATCTACAACAGATGTTTAATATTGCGGCGGTCAGCTATGGGCAACCGCTTCGTAACGTCGCGATGCTCCACGTTATATACGGAACCGGCATGACTCTGCAAGAGGTTGCGAAAATTCCAGTTAAAGCATACTTGAGGATTGATGGCCGGATCATGGAAGAGTCTGCGATCACGTCCGACATCGCGTTTAACGCTAACGAACGCCCCCTGTACTGGACAAATTCAAAATTGGTAGTGGCTATCGACGCATATCTTGCTTATAGAATTGAACATAGCCACATGCTCACTACGAGCAAGTCGGCATATCGCCGACTGGATCCCGACTCCCCTATTTTCCTGACTGACGAAGGAGGAATATATAAACTCACAAAACGCATAACAAAGACCGGCGCTATCAGCTATTCATGCGATTCTTTGAGTCAGCTTTTTCGTAAAATGCATGCGCAGGCCGGAATCGCTGGAGCTAGTGCAGAAAGCGGACGCAGAACTTGCGCTATTCGTCTGACCAAACAAGGCGCAAGTTTAGATCAAATTATGTCGTTATTCGGCCTACAATCGCTTCGTGCAGCGAGGGATTTAGTGGACATTGGCAAAGTGCATCTGGGTGCTATTGCTGCGCGAGTTTTTTAA
- a CDS encoding IS3 family transposase (programmed frameshift) → MSEGKKRRVHTAEFKAKVGLEAVRGVKTVTEIAQEFDVHPVLVGQWKKEILENADALFDTKRGPKPIDESSPEDKLYGEIGRLKMEVDWLKKKPGAVSQEARLGWIEAGHEKLPLTRQCELASVPRATVYRRIDAASRQACEDESDLKLSALIDEQYTSRPFYGSRRMVVFLRAAGHVVNRKRVQRLMRGMGLAGMAPGPNTSCAHPRHKVYPYLLRGVPVTRPNQVWSTDITYIRLARGFAYLVAIIDWYSRKVLSWRLSNRMDASFCVDCLEDALRHHGKPEVFNSDQGSQFTSTAITDVLKREGVTISMDGRGRALDNIFVERLWRNVKYEDVYLKGYANMAELMVGLAQYFAFYNAERPHQSLGYQTPDQVYRDGIGGGALIVDRFGDDKKKSQEKSNTGQRRAAEAAETDTA, encoded by the exons GTGACGGAGATCGCGCAAGAGTTCGACGTGCATCCGGTGCTGGTGGGGCAGTGGAAAAAGGAAATCCTGGAGAACGCCGACGCGCTGTTCGACACCAAGCGCGGCCCCAAGCCGATCGATGAAAGCAGCCCCGAGGACAAGCTGTACGGCGAGATCGGTCGGCTGAAGATGGAAGTGGACTGGCTTAAAAAAAAGC CTGGGGCCGTGAGCCAGGAGGCGCGCTTGGGCTGGATCGAAGCCGGGCACGAGAAGCTGCCGCTGACGCGTCAATGCGAGCTGGCAAGCGTGCCACGCGCGACCGTGTACCGCCGGATCGATGCGGCATCCCGGCAGGCATGCGAGGACGAGAGCGACCTGAAGCTGAGCGCGCTGATTGACGAGCAATACACGAGCCGGCCTTTTTATGGCAGCAGGCGCATGGTCGTGTTCCTGCGCGCGGCGGGCCATGTGGTCAACCGCAAGCGCGTGCAGCGCCTGATGCGCGGCATGGGGTTGGCGGGCATGGCGCCGGGGCCGAACACGAGCTGTGCGCATCCCCGGCACAAGGTCTATCCGTACCTGTTGCGCGGCGTGCCGGTGACGCGCCCTAACCAGGTGTGGTCGACCGATATCACCTACATCCGGTTGGCGCGGGGCTTCGCGTATCTGGTGGCCATTATTGACTGGTATAGCCGCAAGGTGCTGTCCTGGCGCCTCAGCAACAGAATGGACGCGTCGTTCTGCGTGGACTGCCTGGAGGACGCCTTGCGCCACCATGGCAAGCCGGAGGTGTTCAACAGCGATCAGGGTTCGCAGTTCACCAGCACGGCCATTACCGACGTGCTCAAACGCGAAGGCGTGACCATCAGCATGGACGGGCGCGGTCGGGCGCTGGACAACATCTTCGTCGAGCGGCTGTGGCGCAACGTGAAGTACGAGGATGTGTACCTGAAGGGGTACGCCAACATGGCGGAATTGATGGTGGGCCTGGCGCAGTACTTCGCGTTCTATAACGCCGAGCGACCTCACCAGTCGCTGGGCTACCAGACGCCCGACCAAGTCTACCGCGACGGGATCGGCGGCGGTGCCCTGATCGTCGACAGGTTTGGTGACGACAAGAAGAAGTCACAGGAAAAGAGCAATACGGGTCAGCGCCGAGCAGCTGAAGCAGCGGAAACAGATACAGCTTAA